In Procambarus clarkii isolate CNS0578487 chromosome 58, FALCON_Pclarkii_2.0, whole genome shotgun sequence, one genomic interval encodes:
- the LOC123748531 gene encoding uncharacterized protein has protein sequence MSSHPPPRPATHRQVQPPTVKSSHPPPSPATNRQVQPPTAMSNHPPPCPATHHHVQPPTAKSSHPLPSSATHCQVQPPTAKFSHPPSSPATHRQVQPPTAKSSYPSPSPATHRQVQPPTAKSRHPSPSPTTHRQVQPPTAKSRHPFPSPATHRQVQPPTAKSRHPSPSPATHRHVQPPTAKSSHPLPSPATHRQVQPPTAKSSHPPPCPATHCQVQAPIPMSSHPPPSPAAHCQVQPPTAMSSHPLPSPATHCQVQPPTAKSSHPLPSPATHRQVQPPTATSSHPPPSSATHCQVQPPTAKSSHPPPIPATHRQVQPPTAKSSHPLPSPATHRQVQPPTAKSSHLLPSPATHCQVQSPTAKSSHPLPSPATHCQVQPPTAKSSHPLPSPATHCQVQPPTAKSSHPLPSPGTHPQVQPPTAKSSHPMPSPGTHSEVQPPTAKSRHPSPSPATHRHVQPPTAKSSHPLPSPATHCQVQPPTAKSSHPPPCPATDCQVQAPIPKSSHPPQSPAAHCQVQPPTAMSSHPLPSPATHCQVQPPTAKSSHPLPSPATHRQVQPPTAKSSHPPPSSATQCQVQPPTAKSSHPPPIPATHRQVQPPTAKSSHPLPSPGTQCQVQPPTAKSRHPVPSPATHCQVQPPTAKSSHPPPSPATHCQVQPPTAKSSHPPPSPATHRQVLPPTAKSSHPLPLSPVTHRQVQPPTAKSSHPLPSPATHRQVQPPTAKSSHPLPSPATHRQVQPPTAKSSHSLPSPATHRQVQPPTAKSSHPLPSPATHCQVQPPTAKSSHSLPSPATHCQVQPPTAKSSHSLPSPATPYDMTTPTRVSQAAAH, from the coding sequence AtgtccagccacccaccaccacgtccAGCCACCCACCGACAAGTCCAGCCACCCACCGTCAAGTCCAGCCACCCACCGCCAAGTCCAGCCACCAACCGCCAAGTCCAGCCACCCACCGCCATGTCCAACCACCCACCTCCAtgtccagccacccaccaccacgtccAGCCACCCACTGCCAAGTCCAGCCACCCACTGCCAAGTTCAGCCACCCACTGCCAAGTTCAGCCACCCACTGCCAAGTTCAGCCACCCACCATCAAGTCCAGCCACCCACCGCCAAGTCCAGCCACCCACTGCCAAGTCCAGCTACCCATCCCCAAGTCCAGCCACCCACCGCCAAGTCCAGCCACCCACTGCCAAGTCCAGGCACCCATCCCCAAGTCCAACCACCCACCGCCAAGTCCAGCCACCCACTGCCAAGTCCAGGCACCCATTCCCAAGTCCAGCGACCCACCGCCAAGTCCAGCCACCCACTGCCAAGTCCAGGCACCCATCCCCAAGTCCAGCCACCCACCGCCATGTCCAGCCACCCACTGCCAAGTCCAGCCACCCACTGCCAAGTCCAGCCACCCACCGCCAAGTCCAGCCACCCACCGCCAAGTCCAGCCACCCACCGCCATGTCCAGCCACCCACTGCCAAGTCCAGGCACCCATCCCCATGTCCAGCCACCCACCGCCAAGTCCAGCCGCCCACTGCCAAGTCCAGCCACCCACTGCCATGTCCAGCCACCCACTGCCAAGTCCAGCCACCCACTGCCAAGTCCAGCCACCCACTGCCAAGTCCAGCCACCCACTGCCAAGTCCAGCCACCCACCGCCAAGTCCAGCCACCCACTGCCACGTCCAGCCACCCACCGCCAAGTTCAGCCACCCACTGCCAAGTCCAGCCACCCACCGCCAAGTCCAGCCACCCACCGCCAATTCCAGCCACCCACCGCCAAGTCCAGCCCCCCACTGCCAAGTCCAGCCACCCACTGCCAAGTCCAGCCACCCACCGCCAAGTCCAGCCACCCACCGCCAAGTCCAGCCACCTACTGCCAAGTCCAGCCACCCACTGCCAAGTCCAGTCACCCACCGCCAAGTCCAGCCACCCACTGCCAAGTCCAGCCACCCACTGCCAAGTCCAGCCACCCACCGCCAAGTCCAGCCACCCACTGCCAAGTCCAGCCACCCACTGCCAAGTCCAGCCACCCACCGCCAAGTCCAGCCACCCACTGCCAAGTCCAGGCACCCATCCCCAAGTCCAACCACCCACCGCCAAGTCCAGCCACCCAATGCCAAGTCCAGGCACCCATTCCGAAGTCCAGCCACCCACTGCCAAGTCCAGGCACCCATCCCCAAGTCCAGCCACCCACCGCCATGTCCAGCCACCCACTGCCAAGTCCAGCCACCCACTGCCAAGTCCAGCCACCCACTGCCAAGTCCAGCCACCCACTGCCAAGTCCAGCCACCCACCGCCATGTCCAGCCACCGACTGCCAAGTCCAGGCACCCATCCCCAAGTCCAGCCACCCACCGCAAAGTCCAGCCGCCCACTGCCAAGTCCAGCCACCCACTGCCATGTCCAGCCACCCACTGCCAAGTCCAGCCACCCACTGCCAAGTCCAGCCACCCACTGCCAAGTCCAGCCACCCACTGCCAAGTCCAGCCACCCACCGCCAAGTCCAGCCACCCACTGCCAAGTCCAGCCACCCACCGCCAAGTTCAGCCACCCAATGCCAAGTCCAGCCACCCACCGCCAAGTCCAGCCACCCACCGCCAATTCCAGCCACCCACCGCCAAGTCCAGCCACCCACTGCCAAGTCCAGCCATCCACTGCCGAGTCCAGGCACCCAGTGCCAAGTCCAGCCACCCACTGCCAAGTCCAGGCACCCAGTGCCAAGTCCAGCCACCCACTGCCAAGTCCAGCCACCCACCGCCAAGTCCAGCCACCCACCGCCAAGTCCAGCCACCCACTGCCAAGTCCAGCCACCCACCGCCAAGTCCAGCCACCCACCGCCAAGTCCAGCCACCCACCGCCAAGTCCTGCCACCCACTGCCAAGTCCAGCCACCCACTGCCATTAAGTCCAGTCACCCACCGCCAAGTCCAGCCACCCACTGCCAAGTCCAGCCACCCACTGCCAAGTCCAGCCACCCACCGCCAAGTCCAGCCACCCACCGCCAAGTCCAGCCACCCACTGCCAAGTCCAGCCACCCACCGCCAAGTCCAGCCACCCACTGCCAAGTCCAGCCACTCACTGCCAAGTCCAGCCACCCACCGCCAAGTTCAGCCACCCACCGCCAAGTCCAGCCACCCACTGCCAAGTCCAGCCACCCACTGCCAAGTCCAGCCACCCACTGCCAAGTCCAGTCACTCACTGCCAAGTCCAGCCACCCACTGCCAAGTCCAGCCACCCACTGCCAAGTCCAGCCACTCACTGCCAAGTCCAGCCACGCCATATGATATGACCACACCCACTAGGGTGTCTCAGGCCGCCGCCCACTAA
- the LOC123748532 gene encoding serine/arginine repetitive matrix protein 1-like, with translation MALDTHRGTVTRGQSGCHPASAQPPPNFHLLTAVWYSDNAHPHPSAAHPPPLYRPPLTPPPPSSHPSHRRPNLTPPPPTSHPCRPPLTPPPPTPHSSAARWPTPAGGPLRRRPTPAGGSRPQVAHARRWPTPAGDPRPQVAHSAGDPRPQVAHARRWLTPAGGSRPQVAHARRWPTPAGGPLRRRPTPAGGSRPQVAHARRWHTPQETHARRWPTPAGGPRPQVAHARRWHTPQETHARRWLTPAGGSRPQVAHARRWPSPKETHARRWHTPQETHARRWLTPAGGSRPQVAHARRWPSPKETHARRWHTPQETHARRWLTPAGGTLRRRPTPAGGPRPQVAHAAGDPRPRVAHARRWLTPQETHARRWLTPAGGPRPQETHARRWLTPAGGPRPQVAHARRWPSPKETHARRWLTPTGGSRPQETHARRRPTPAGGSLHRRPTPAGGSRPQVAHARRWPTPAGGPLRRRPTPAGGSRPQVAHARRWLTPEGGSRPQETHARRWLTPAGGSLRRWPTPSGGSLRRWLTPQVAHARRWLTPAGGPRPQVAHARRRPSPKETHARRWHTPQETHARRWLTPAGDPRPQVAHARRWPTPAGGPRPQVAHARRWLTPQRGGCRPPLPPAAAAHRCRPPLPPAAAAHRSLPEKSEEFAGMPYTSVAT, from the exons ATGGCCCTCGACACCCATCGTGGCACTGTGACCAGAGGCCAGAGTGGGTGCCACCCAGCCTCCGCCCAGCCTCCACCCAACTTCCACCTACTTACTGCTGTGTGGTACTCAGATAAT gcccaccctcacccctccgctgcccacccccctcccctctaccgCCCACCCCTCACTCCACCGCCGccctcctctcacccctcccaccGCCGCCCAAACCTCACCCCTCCGCCGCCCACCTCTCACCCCTGCcgcccacccctcacccctccgcCGCCCACCCCTCACTCCTCCGCCGCCAGGTGGCCCACGCCCGCAGGTGGCCCACTCCGCAGGAGACCCACGCCCGCAGGTGGCTCACGCCCGCAGGTGGCTCACGCCCGCAGGTGGCCCACGCCCGCAGGTGACCCACGCCCGCAGGTGGCCCACTCCGCAGGAGACCCACGCCCGCAGGTGGCTCACGCCCGCAGGTGGCTCACGCCCGCAGGTGGCTCACGCCCGCAGGTGGCCCACGCCCGCAGGTGGCCCACCCCCGCAGGTGGCCCACTCCGCAGGAGACCCACGCCCGCAGGGGGCTCACGCCCACAGGTGGCTCACGCCCGCAGGTGGCACACTCCGCAGGAAACCCACGCCCGCAGGTGGCCCACGCCCGCAGGTGGCCCACGCCCGCAGGTGGCTCACGCCCGCAGGTGGCACACTCCGCAGGAGACCCACGCCCGCAGGTGGCTCACGCCCGCAGGTGGCTCACGCCCGCAGGTGGCTCACGCCCGCAGGTGGCCCTCTCCGAAGGAGACCCACGCCCGCAGGTGGCACACTCCACAGGAGACCCACGCCCGCAGGTGGCTCACGCCCGCAGGTGGCTCACGCCCGCAGGTGGCCCACGCCCGCAGGTGGCCCTCTCCGAAGGAGACCCACGCCCGCAGGTGGCACACTCCGCAGGAGACCCACGCCCGCAGGTGGCTCACGCCCGCAGGTGGCACACTCCGCAGGAGACCCACGCCCGCAGGTGGCCCACGCCCGCAGGTGGCCCACGCCGCAGGAGACCCACGCCCGCGGGTGGCTCACGCCCGCAGGTGGCTCACTCCACAGGAGACCCACGCCCGCAGGTGGCTCACGCCTGCAGGCGGCCCACGCCCGCAGGAGACCCACGCCCGCAGGTGGCTCACGCCCGCAGGTGGCCCACGCCCGCAGGTGGCCCACGCCCGCAGGTGGCCCTCTCCGAAGGAGACCCACGCCCGCAGGTGGCTCACGCCCACAGGTGGCTCACGCCCGCAGGAGACCCACGCCCGCAGGAGACCCACGCCCGCAGGTGGCTCACTCCACAGGAGACCCACGCCCGCAGGTGGCTCACGCCCGCAGGTGGCCCACGCCCGCAGGTGGCCCACGCCCGCAGGTGGCCCTCTCCGAAGGAGACCCACGCCCGCAGGTGGCTCACGCCCGCAGGTGGCTCACGCCCGCAGGTGGCTCACGCCCGAAGGTGGCTCACGCCCGCAGGAGACCCACGCCCGCAGGTGGCTCACGCCCGCAGGTGGCTCACTCCGTAGGTGGCCCACGCCCTCAGGTGGCTCACTCCGCAGGTGGCTCACTCCGCAGGTGGCTCACGCCCGCAGGTGGCTCACGCCCGCAGGTGGCCCACGCCCGCAGGTGGCCCACGCCCGCAGGAGGCCCTCTCCGAAGGAGACCCACGCCCGCAGGTGGCACACTCCGCAGGAGACCCACGCCCGCAGGTGGCTCACGCCCGCAGGAGACCCACGCCCGCAGGTGGCTCACGCCCGCAGGTGGCCCACGCCCGCAGGTGGCCCACGCCCGCAGGTGGCCCACGCCCGCAGGTGGCTCACTCCGCAG CGGGGCGGCTGCCGCCCACCGCTGCCGCCCGCCGCTGCCGCCCACCGCTGCCGCCCACCGCTGCCGCCCGCCGCTGCCGCCCACCGCAGCCTCCCGGAGAAATCTGAGGAATTCGCTGGCATGCCGTATACGTCAGTTGCTACCTAG
- the LOC123768032 gene encoding uncharacterized protein translates to MSAHVRSCPLMSAHARSCPLMSAHARSCPLMPAHVRSCPLMPAHVRSCPLMPAHVRSCPLMPAHARSCPLMSAHARSCPLMPAHVRSCPLMPAHARSCPLMSVHARSCPLMPAHVRSCPLMPAHARLCPLRPAHARSGLLMPAHVRSGPLMPAHVRSCPLMPAHARSCPLRPAYARSCPLRPAHARSCPLMPAHVRSCPLMPAHARSCPLMSAHARSCPLMPAYVRSGLLMPAQACLCPLMSAQARSCPLMSAHVRSCPLMPAHVRSCPLMSAHARSCPLMSAQACLCPLMSAQARSCPLMSAQARSCPLMSAQANGNL, encoded by the coding sequence ATGTCCGCTCATGTCCGCTCATGCCCGCTCATGTCCGCTCATGCCCGCTCATGCCCGCTCATGTCCGCTCATGCCCGCTCATGCCCGCTCATGCCCGCTCATGTCCGCTCATGTCCGCTCATGCCCGCTCATGTCCGCTCATGTCCGCTCATGCCCGCTCATGTCCGCTCATGCCCGCTCATGCCCGCTCATGCCCGCTCATGTCCGCTCATGTCCGCTCATGCCCGCTCATGTCCGCTCATGCCCGCTCATGTCCGCTCATGCCCGCTCATGCCCGCTCATGCCCGCTCATGTCCGCTCATGTCCGTTCATGCCCGCTCATGCCCGCTCATGCCCGCTCATGTCCGCTCATGCCCGCTCATGCCCGCTCATGCCCGCTTATGTCCGCTCAGGCCTGCTCATGCCCGCTCAGGCCTGCTTATGCCCGCTCATGTCCGCTCAGGCCCGCTCATGCCCGCTCATGTCCGCTCATGTCCGCTCATGCCCGCTCATGCCCGCTCATGTCCGCTCAGGCCTGCTTATGCCCGCTCATGTCCACTCAGGCCCGCTCATGCCCGCTCATGCCCGCTCATGCCCGCTCATGTCCGCTCATGTCCGCTCATGCCCGCTCATGCCCGCTCATGCCCGCTCATGTCCGCTCATGCCCGCTCATGCCCGCTCATGCCCGCTTATGTCCGCTCAGGCCTGCTCATGCCCGCTCAGGCCTGCTTATGCCCGCTCATGTCCGCTCAGGCCCGCTCATGCCCGCTCATGTCCGCTCATGTCCGCTCATGTCCGCTCATGCCCGCTCATGTCCGCTCATGCCCGCTCATGTCCGCTCATGCCCGCTCATGCCCGCTCATGTCCGCTCAGGCCTGCTTATGCCCGCTCATGTCCGCTCAGGCCCGCTCATGCCCGCTCATGTCCGCTCAGGCCCGCTCATGCCCGCTCATGTCCGCTCAGGCCAACGGGAACCTTTGA
- the LOC138353549 gene encoding basic salivary proline-rich protein 2-like: MSHKEPSSPGDHKPHGPSSPGDHKPHGPSSPGDHKPHGPSSPGDHKPHGPSSPGDHKPHGPSSPGDHKPHGPSSPGDHKPHGPSSPGDHKPHGPSSPGDHKPHGPSSPGDHKPHGPSSPGDHKPHGPSSPGDHKPHGPSSPGDHKPHGPSSPGDHKPHGPSSPGDHKPHGPSSPGDHKPQGTLARGPQASRAPHLDQRAKNAGHLDQRAKNAAHLDQRAKNAGRLDQRAKNAGRPPGTTFE, encoded by the coding sequence ATGTCCCACAAGGAACCCTCCTCGCCAGGGGACCACAAGCCTCACGGGCCCTCCTCGCCAGGGGACCACAAGCCTCACGGGCCCTCCTCGCCAGGGGACCACAAGCCTCACGGGCCCTCCTCGCCAGGGGACCACAAGCCTCACGGGCCCTCCTCGCCAGGGGACCACAAGCCTCACGGGCCCTCCTCGCCAGGGGACCACAAGCCTCACGGGCCCTCCTCGCCAGGGGACCACAAGCCTCACGGGCCCTCCTCGCCAGGGGACCACAAGCCTCACGGGCCCTCCTcgcccggggaccacaagcctcaCGGGCCCTCCTCGCCAGGGGACCACAAGCCTCACGGGCCCTCCTCGCCAGGGGACCACAAGCCTCACGGGCCCTCCTCGCCAGGGGACCACAAGCCTCACGGGCCCTCCTCGCCAGGGGACCACAAGCCTCACGGGCCCTCCTCGCCAGGGGACCACAAGCCTCACGGGCCCTCCTCGCCAGGGGACCACAAGCCTCACGGGCCCTCCTCGCCAGGGGACCACAAGCCTCAAGGGACCCTCGCCAGGGGACCACAAGCCTCGAGGGCCCCTCACCTGGACCAGCGGGCCAAGAATGCGGGCCACCTGGACCAGCGGGCCAAGAATGCGGCCCACCTGGACCAGCGGGCCAAGAATGCGGGCCGCCTGGACCAGCGGGCCAAGAATGCGGGCCGCCCGCCTGGGACAACTTTTGAGTGA
- the LOC123768031 gene encoding uncharacterized protein: MAASPDSNMPPDQFLQPDLISPFDQFPRPDLASPLDQTRSVPLDQDPARPLDQTRPDPTCPLDKTLDQSPDQSPRPDPTSPLDQILEQTRPVPSTRPRPVPSTRLDQTQPAPSTRLDQSPRPDPTSPLDQTRPVPSTRPSNRPNQSPRPDPRPDPRPVPSTRSPTNPLDQTPRPVPAT; the protein is encoded by the exons ATGGCGGCATCCCCAGATAGCAACATGCC ACCTGATCAGTTCCTTCAACCAGACCTGATCAGTCCCTTCGACCAGTTCCCTCGACCAGACTTGGCCAGTCCCCTCGACCAGACCCGATCAGTCCCCCTCGACCAAGACCCGGCCAGACCCCTCGACCAGACCCGACCAGACCCGACCTGTCCCCTCGACAAGACCCTCGACCAGTCCCCCGACCAGTCCCCTCGACCAGACCCGACCAGTCCCCTCGACCAGATTCTTGAACAGACTCGACCAGTCCCCTCGACCAGACCCAGACCAGTCCCCTCGACCAGACTCGACCAGACCCAACCAGCCCCCTCGACCAGACTCGATCAGTCCCCTCGCCCAGACCCGACCAGCCCTCTCGACCAGACCCGACCAGTCCCCTCGACCAGACCCTCGAACAGACCCAACCAGTCCCCTCGACCTGACCCTCGACCAGATCCCCGACCAGTCCCCTCGACCAGATCCCCGACCAATCCCCTTGACCAGACTCCTCGACCAGTCCCCGCGACCTGA